The following proteins are encoded in a genomic region of Streptomyces lunaelactis:
- the cobI gene encoding precorrin-2 C(20)-methyltransferase, whose translation MSTLVGVGVGPGDPELVTVKGVRALQEADAVVVPVMSASDGKDGGEPGRAEATVLHYVGAEKVVRVVFALNERTDRARREAAWDAAGERVAALLRAHGSVAFATIGDPNVYSTFTYLAQTVAELVPGTVVETVPGITAMQDLAARSGAVLTEGTEPLTLVPVTAGAAALKEALEGPGTVVAYKFGRLAAEVATALRETGRTEGAVWGSALGLPEESIRPAAELAEGPLPYLSTLIAPAPRGGGRGGKL comes from the coding sequence ATGAGCACATTGGTCGGAGTGGGAGTCGGGCCCGGCGACCCGGAGTTGGTGACCGTGAAGGGTGTACGCGCCCTTCAGGAGGCCGACGCCGTCGTCGTACCGGTGATGTCCGCATCCGATGGAAAGGACGGCGGCGAGCCGGGACGCGCCGAGGCGACCGTGCTGCACTACGTCGGCGCGGAGAAGGTCGTACGGGTCGTCTTCGCGCTCAACGAGCGCACCGACCGGGCCCGCCGTGAAGCCGCCTGGGACGCCGCCGGCGAGCGCGTCGCCGCCCTCCTGCGCGCACACGGCTCCGTCGCCTTCGCGACGATCGGCGACCCCAATGTGTACTCGACGTTCACCTATCTCGCGCAGACCGTCGCCGAGCTGGTCCCGGGGACCGTCGTGGAGACCGTGCCGGGCATCACGGCGATGCAGGACCTGGCGGCCCGCAGCGGCGCCGTACTCACCGAGGGCACCGAGCCGTTGACCCTGGTGCCCGTGACCGCCGGCGCCGCCGCGCTCAAGGAGGCCCTGGAAGGGCCGGGGACGGTCGTGGCGTACAAGTTCGGGCGGCTCGCGGCGGAGGTCGCCACCGCGCTGCGCGAGACGGGCCGTACCGAGGGCGCGGTATGGGGATCGGCGCTCGGGCTGCCCGAGGAGTCGATCCGGCCGGCCGCGGAGCTGGCAGAAGGACCGCTGCCGTACCTCTCGACGCTCATCGCGCCGGCGCCGCGCGGCGGCGGCAGAGGAGGCAAACTGTGA
- the cobM gene encoding precorrin-4 C(11)-methyltransferase yields the protein MADAATHGKVTFVGAGPGAADLLTFRAARAIADADIVIWAASLVQADVLDHAREGAEILDSAAMSLEDVVAVYERAREEGLKVARIHSGDPALWGGTQEQLDRCVELGLDVEIVPGVSSFSAVAAIAQRELTIPEVAQSVILTRLGGGKTPMPPGEEVREFARHGTTMALFLSAARSGQLTQELLEGGYPTSTPVVIAYQATWPEELILHCTIGTLEETVKEHKLWKHTLFLVGPALAASGTRSHLYHPGHFHGFRKADPEARRALRAQGGTP from the coding sequence ATGGCCGATGCCGCCACCCACGGCAAGGTGACCTTCGTCGGCGCCGGCCCCGGCGCCGCCGATCTGCTGACGTTCCGCGCCGCGCGTGCCATCGCCGACGCCGACATCGTCATCTGGGCGGCGAGCCTGGTGCAGGCCGACGTCCTCGACCACGCCCGCGAGGGCGCCGAGATCCTCGACTCGGCGGCGATGTCGCTCGAGGACGTGGTCGCCGTCTACGAACGGGCCCGCGAGGAGGGCCTGAAGGTCGCCAGGATCCACTCCGGCGACCCGGCCCTGTGGGGCGGCACGCAGGAACAGCTCGACCGGTGCGTGGAGCTGGGCCTCGACGTCGAGATCGTGCCGGGCGTCTCGTCGTTCTCCGCGGTCGCCGCGATCGCGCAGCGCGAGCTGACGATCCCGGAGGTCGCGCAGTCCGTGATCCTGACCCGGCTGGGCGGCGGCAAGACGCCGATGCCGCCGGGCGAGGAGGTACGGGAGTTCGCGCGGCACGGCACGACCATGGCGCTCTTCCTGTCGGCGGCCCGCTCGGGCCAGTTGACGCAGGAGCTGCTGGAGGGCGGCTATCCGACGAGTACGCCGGTGGTCATCGCGTACCAGGCGACCTGGCCCGAGGAGCTGATCCTGCACTGCACGATCGGCACGCTCGAGGAGACCGTCAAGGAGCACAAGCTCTGGAAGCACACGCTGTTCCTGGTCGGTCCGGCGCTGGCGGCGTCGGGAACACGGTCGCATCTGTACCACCCGGGGCACTTCCACGGCTTCCGCAAGGCGGACCCCGAGGCCCGGCGCGCGCTTCGCGCGCAAGGTGGGACGCCGTGA
- the cbiE gene encoding precorrin-6y C5,15-methyltransferase (decarboxylating) subunit CbiE, with protein sequence MITVIGTGTGAPLSVRDGAALAAATLVVGARRHLASADVPAAAQELTLGPLAPALDVIEKERTRGGARVVVLASGDPGFFGIVRALAERFGADALDVRPGAPSVAVAFARIGLPWDDAVVVSAHGRDLRTAVNVCRAHPKTAVLTGPGSGPAELGAELAYRATERTLVVATALGDPEHERIERMTPAEAAAREWDAVSVVLCLDERRALSPAQRTVAGPRLSPSRWALDEGEFEHRDSMITKFEVRALALARLGPRTGDLVWDIGAGSGSVAVECARFGAAVVAVEKTPDGVERIRANAAAHGVDVQAVHGAAPTVLSHLADPDAVFIGGGGAELPAIVAACARRARRTVVVALAALDRVPSVRSALGAAGFASDGVLLHSSRLAPLPGDVTRLAAANPVFLLWGDRPADSVNEGAIQ encoded by the coding sequence GTGATCACGGTCATCGGTACGGGGACGGGGGCGCCCCTGTCCGTACGCGACGGCGCGGCGCTGGCGGCGGCCACGCTCGTGGTGGGCGCCCGGCGGCATCTGGCGTCGGCCGACGTGCCCGCCGCCGCACAGGAGTTGACGCTGGGGCCGCTCGCGCCGGCGCTCGACGTGATCGAGAAGGAGCGGACCCGGGGCGGGGCGCGGGTGGTCGTGCTGGCCTCGGGCGACCCCGGATTCTTCGGGATCGTACGGGCGTTGGCCGAGCGCTTCGGCGCGGACGCGCTGGACGTACGGCCCGGGGCGCCGTCCGTGGCGGTCGCCTTCGCGCGGATCGGGCTGCCCTGGGACGACGCGGTCGTCGTCAGCGCGCACGGCCGTGATCTGCGGACCGCGGTCAATGTGTGCCGGGCGCACCCCAAGACGGCCGTGCTCACCGGCCCCGGCTCGGGTCCTGCGGAGCTGGGCGCCGAGCTGGCCTACCGGGCCACCGAGCGGACGCTGGTGGTGGCGACGGCGCTCGGCGACCCGGAGCACGAGCGGATCGAGCGGATGACGCCCGCGGAGGCGGCGGCGCGGGAGTGGGACGCGGTGAGTGTGGTGCTCTGCCTGGACGAGCGTCGGGCGCTGTCGCCGGCCCAGCGGACGGTGGCAGGGCCGCGGCTGTCGCCGTCCCGATGGGCCCTGGACGAGGGCGAGTTCGAGCACCGCGACTCGATGATCACCAAGTTCGAGGTGCGGGCGCTGGCGCTGGCAAGGCTCGGACCGCGTACCGGCGACCTCGTGTGGGACATCGGCGCGGGGTCCGGTTCGGTGGCGGTGGAGTGTGCGCGGTTCGGTGCGGCGGTGGTCGCCGTGGAGAAGACGCCCGACGGTGTGGAGCGGATCCGCGCGAACGCGGCGGCGCACGGGGTCGACGTACAGGCCGTGCACGGTGCGGCGCCGACGGTGCTGTCCCATCTGGCGGACCCGGACGCGGTGTTCATCGGCGGCGGGGGCGCGGAGCTGCCCGCGATCGTCGCCGCGTGCGCGCGGCGGGCCCGGCGCACGGTGGTCGTCGCGCTGGCGGCGCTGGACCGGGTGCCCTCGGTGCGGTCCGCGCTGGGCGCCGCCGGGTTCGCGTCCGACGGCGTACTGCTGCACTCGTCGCGGCTGGCCCCACTGCCCGGGGACGTGACCCGGCTCGCGGCCGCCAACCCCGTCTTCCTGCTGTGGGGCGACCGTCCCGCGGATTCGGTGAACGAAGGAGCGATTCAGTGA
- the cobJ gene encoding precorrin-3B C(17)-methyltransferase, whose translation MIGLISATAAGAAARDRLAAARPGRTRVYEGPVRESVERAFAECEQLVCFLATGAVVRLIAPLLADKSADPGVVCVDEGLRYAVSLLGGHGGGANELAAEVADVLGCAPVVTTATDATDVPGLDTLGLPVEGAVAAVSRAILDGEPVALRSDAVWPLPPLPPNVGAEGEAVLRVTDRVVEPGAREAVLRPASLVVGVGASKGAPVDEVLGLIEEALREAGLSPLSIAELATVDAKAAEPGIVAAAERLGVPVVTYAAGELSAIAVPNPSGAPLAAVGTPSVAEAAALAGGGELLVPKRKSSPGGRAAMATCAVVRRAPRGRLAVVGLGPGARDLVTPRATEELRRASVLVGLDQYVDQIRDLLRPGTRVLESGLGAEEERARTAVAEARAGHAVALIGSGDAGVYAMASPALAEASDDIDVVGVPGVTAALAAAAILGAPLGHDHVSISLSDLHTPWEVIERRVRAAAEADIIVTFYNPRSRGRDWQLPKALVILAGHREASTPVGVVRNASRADESSRLTTLAGLDPTTVDMMTVVTVGNTATREIAGRMVTPRGYRWQS comes from the coding sequence GTGATCGGCCTGATCTCCGCGACGGCGGCGGGCGCCGCCGCCCGCGACCGCCTGGCCGCGGCCCGGCCCGGCCGCACCCGGGTGTACGAGGGCCCGGTGCGCGAGTCGGTGGAGCGCGCGTTCGCGGAGTGCGAGCAGCTGGTGTGCTTCCTGGCGACGGGTGCGGTGGTACGGCTGATCGCCCCGCTGCTCGCGGACAAGTCGGCGGACCCGGGTGTGGTGTGCGTGGACGAGGGGCTGCGGTACGCGGTGTCCCTGCTCGGCGGGCACGGCGGCGGCGCGAACGAGCTGGCCGCGGAGGTCGCGGACGTCCTGGGCTGCGCCCCCGTGGTGACGACGGCGACGGACGCGACGGACGTGCCGGGCCTGGACACCCTGGGCCTGCCGGTGGAGGGCGCGGTCGCCGCGGTGTCGCGGGCGATCCTGGACGGCGAGCCGGTGGCGCTGCGGTCGGACGCGGTGTGGCCGCTGCCGCCGCTGCCACCGAATGTGGGCGCCGAGGGCGAGGCCGTCCTCCGGGTGACCGACCGCGTCGTCGAACCCGGCGCGCGGGAGGCGGTGTTGCGGCCCGCGTCGCTCGTCGTCGGGGTCGGGGCCTCCAAGGGCGCTCCCGTCGACGAGGTGCTCGGGCTGATCGAGGAGGCGCTGCGCGAGGCCGGGCTCTCGCCGCTGAGCATCGCCGAGCTGGCGACCGTCGACGCGAAGGCGGCGGAGCCGGGGATCGTGGCGGCGGCGGAGCGGCTCGGGGTGCCGGTGGTCACGTACGCGGCCGGTGAACTGTCCGCGATCGCGGTGCCGAACCCGTCCGGCGCGCCGCTCGCCGCCGTGGGTACGCCCTCCGTCGCGGAGGCCGCGGCGCTCGCGGGCGGGGGTGAACTCCTCGTCCCGAAGCGGAAGTCGAGCCCCGGGGGCCGGGCCGCGATGGCGACCTGCGCGGTCGTACGCAGGGCTCCGCGCGGACGGCTGGCCGTGGTCGGGCTCGGGCCCGGCGCCCGCGACCTGGTCACTCCGCGCGCCACCGAAGAGCTGCGCCGGGCCTCCGTACTGGTCGGGCTCGACCAGTACGTCGACCAGATCCGCGACCTGCTCCGGCCCGGCACGCGGGTGCTCGAATCCGGCCTGGGGGCGGAGGAGGAACGGGCCCGTACCGCCGTCGCCGAGGCCCGCGCCGGTCACGCGGTCGCGCTGATCGGCAGCGGCGACGCGGGCGTGTACGCGATGGCGTCGCCCGCGCTCGCCGAGGCGTCCGACGACATCGACGTGGTGGGGGTGCCGGGGGTGACCGCCGCGCTCGCCGCGGCGGCGATCCTGGGCGCGCCGCTCGGGCACGACCACGTCTCGATCAGCCTCTCGGATCTGCACACGCCGTGGGAGGTCATCGAGCGCCGGGTGCGGGCAGCGGCGGAGGCGGACATCATCGTGACCTTCTACAACCCGCGCAGCCGGGGCCGCGACTGGCAGCTCCCGAAGGCGCTGGTGATCCTCGCCGGGCACCGGGAGGCTTCGACGCCCGTCGGGGTCGTACGCAACGCTTCGCGGGCGGACGAATCCAGCCGCCTGACGACACTGGCGGGACTGGATCCGACGACGGTGGACATGATGACGGTCGTGACGGTCGGCAACACGGCCACGCGGGAAATCGCGGGCCGCATGGTGACGCCACGCGGCTACCGGTGGCAGTCGTGA